CCTCTATGTGCAGATCTCTGTAAAGCAGCACCCCTTGTTTGAGCGCGACGGTCGAAACCTCTACTGCGAATTTCCCATCAGCTTTGCCGATGCGGCGCTCGGTGGAGAGCATGAGATCCCCACGCTCGATGGGCGCGTGAAGCTTCGAATACCTGCGGAGACGCAAACGGGGAAGTTATTCCGTCTGCGTGGGAAGGGCGTTAAGCCTGTGCGTGGTGGCCCCGTGGGAGACCTGCTTTGTCGCGCGGTTGTAGAAACTCCTGTTAACCTGAACGCAGAACAAGCTGAGTTACTCGAAAAGTTCCGCAAGAGTCTGGGCGAGAGCGGTGATCAGTCGCCTCGACAATCCAGCTGGTTCGACGGGGTGAAGAGTTTCTTCGAAGGACTGAATTGATGGCGTTGAGAGTTGCCGTAACGGGTGCGAGCGGGCGAATGGGCCAGGCGGTTGCTCGTGCGGTGATTGCCGACGATGCGGCCGAGTTGGTGGCGTTTGTTGCGCGGCCGGGCAGCGCACTTGTTGGCACTGAGGTCACAGCATTGCTTGGCGCTGATGCACCCGGCTTGTTGATATCAGAGACGCTCGTGCTCGAGGGCGTAGATGTCGTCGTCGATTTCACGTTGCCAGAGTCAACACTTCACACTGCGAAGCTTTGCGCGACAGCGGGTATCCCCGTCGTCATTGGCACAACAGGCTTTTCGGGAGAGGAACTTTCGAGCTTAGAGCGCAGTCTGTCCTCGCTGGCATTTTGCCGTGCAGCTAACTTTAGTACCGGCGTCAATCTCGCCTATCGTTTACTGACGATTGCAGCTGAGGTCATGGGCGGCGATGCTGACATCGAAATCCACGAGGCACATCACAAACACAAAATCGATGCGCCATCGGGAACGGCGTTGGCCATGGGGCAGGTAATTGCGGATGCCATGGGAACATCGCTCGATGAGGTGGCGCGCCATGATCGGTCTTCACAACGCGCGGCGCGTGAGCCAGGTTCGATCGGCTTTTCTGTCACGCGGGCGGGAGACATTGTGGGTGAGCACACCGTGATGTTCGGCACCGAAGGTGAGCGACTCGAAGTCACCCACAAGGCGAGCAGTCGCCATGCTTTTGCTGCAGGCGCATTGCGAGCTGCACATTTCTTACGGGACAAGCCTGCTGGGAGCTATAGCATGGCCGATGTCCTGGGTCTGTCATAAAACAACCGTCAGAGGAATTCATGAACGTTATCGATATCGATCAAGAAAACGCGCAACAGTATTTGATCGATGAGTCGTTCAATCGTCCCGTGGTTGTCGACTTCTGGGCTGATTGGTGTGCGCCTTGCAAGCAGTTGATGCCGCTACTGGAAAAGCTAGCGGATGAATATGCCGGTGCTTTTTTACTGGCAAAGATAAACGCCGATGAGCAACAGGGTATCTCTCAGCAGCTGGGCGTCAGAAGCCTCCCTACCGTAATGGTGTTTAAGGACGGTCAGCCTGTTGATGGCTTTGCTGGCGCGCAACCAGAGACGGCTGTGCGCGAGCTGCTGCAAAAGCACTTGCCTTCACCCTGGGATGCCAAGATTGCCGAGGCCACTGAATTGCTTGATCAAGGCAATACGGCCGATGCAGTAGGGCTTCTAAGAGCCGCCTGGGAGGAATCGAATAAGCTACTCGATGTCACACTTGCCTATGCTGGCGCGCTGATCGAGGCGAATCGTTTAGATGAGGCTGAGCAGGTGTTGGACGAGGTTCGCCTAGTTGATCGAGAGGCCGTGCATGAGCAGCTCATGGCGCAGATTGAACTAAAGCGTGAAGCGGGTAAGTCTCCAGAGATTGAGGCGCTTGAGCGAGAACTAGGATTAGACGAGTCGAACCACGGCATTCGCGTGAAGTTAGCCGTTCAGCTCTCGGCAGCATCACACTTTCGCGATGCGCTGGAGCATCTATTGGTTGTTCTGCGATCCGACCGAGACTGGAATAACGGTGAAGCCAAGCGAATGTACCTTGATACAATTGCCACAATTGGAAAAGGCGACCCGTTAGCCGCTGAGTATCAGCGAAAACTATTCTCTATACTGTATTAAACGAGCGAATTAAGGCTGCTTTAGCCGCACTTTTTCTTGCAAACAATTACCAAAAAGCCTACATTCGCTCCGTTGAAAAAACCTACTCAAGGTTCAAATTTGCCGGCATTCCTCGGCGATGACGCACTCATGGGAGCATAGACAATGGATATTGCATTAGCAGCAGAAGATCTCGCGTTCCGCGACGAGGTCCGCAACTTCCTCGATACTGAATTCGACGCCGAAATGCAGGCGCACCTTAAGAGCCGCGGCTCTAAGGGCATGATCGAGTGGCAGAAAAAGCTTTACGCCAAGGGGTGGGTAGCACCCAACTGGCCCGTTGAGCACGGCGGTACAGGTTGGTCGGCAACTCAAAAGTACATCTGGGAATCAGAGCGGTCGTTGCGTGGTATTCCCGACGTGGTGCCCTTTGGCTTGGTTATGGTGGCGAACGTTATTATGGCGTTTGGTACGGATGAGCAAAAATCCTATTTCTTGCCGCGTATTCTTCAGAGTGAAGACTGGTGGTGTCAGGGCTATTCTGAACCCGGTTCGGGCTCGGACCTTGCGAGCTTAAAGACAAAAGCTGAGCGCGACGGTGACGATTACATCATCAATGGCGCCAAGATCTGGACGACCTACGCACAGCACGCGGACTGGATTTTCTGTCTTGTTAGAACGGACAACAGTGGTAAGAAGCAGGAAGGCATTACGTTCATCCTGGTCGACATGAAGTCAGAGGGCATCAAGGTCAACCCCATTATCGGTATCGATAACGAGCACAACCTCAACGAAGTTGAATTCAACAATGTCCGCGTTCCAGCAAAGAACGTTGTCGGCGAAGTTGGAAAGGGTTGGACTGTGGCGAAGGCGCTGTTGGCGCACGAGCGCACAGGCATTGCTGGCGTTGCCGACATTAAGCGCAACGTTCGCTTATTGCGCGATGCGGCTGCGGCTGAAGTGAATGGTGGTCAGAGACTACTTGATGATCCGGGGTTTCAGCAGCGTCTTGCGGATATTGAAGTTGAACTGATGGCGCTTGAGTTCACTGAGCTTCGCACGCTGGCGGCGATGGCGGCAGGTGGATTCCCAGGGCCTGAGTCTTCGCTTTTGAAAATTAAAGGCACCGAGCTTCAGCAGGCGACGCAGGAGCTTCGCATGGATATCGCGGCGTACTATCAGGGTGTTTTACCAACCGATATGGACCCCGAGGTACTGGGTCATGAGTTCGGATCAGATGCACGTCGGGCGTTTATGTACGGCCGTGCTGCAACAATTTATGGTGGTTCTAACGAGGTTCAAAAGAACATCATTTCCAAGTATGTACTTGGTCTCGAGTAAGGACGCATTTCCCGAAGGAGCTATGAAAAAATGAACTTCGATTACACAGAAGAACAGCAAATGGTCCGCGATTCGATCGCGCGCTTTGTACAAGATGATTACGACTGGGACACGCGACGTGCAATTGTCTCAAGTGATGAAGGCATGAGTCGCAGCAACTGGCAGACCATGGCCGAGTTGGGCTGGTTGTCCATTCCCTTTTCAGAGGCCGATGGCGGTTTTGGCGGAAACATTGTCGATTTATCCGTTGTTATGGAGGAGATGGGTAAGGGTCTTGTGGTCGAGCCTTTCTTCCCAACGGTTGTCCTGTTTGGCGGCCTAGTCGCGCGGGCGGGTGACGAGGCACAGCGTGCTTCTATCCTTGAGAGCGTTATTGGTGGTGAGACCTTGGGCGCTTTTGCTTACGTTGAGCGCCAGAGTCGATTCGCGATTGCCGACTGCAAAACGTCA
The Candidatus Paraluminiphilus aquimaris genome window above contains:
- the dapB gene encoding 4-hydroxy-tetrahydrodipicolinate reductase — protein: MALRVAVTGASGRMGQAVARAVIADDAAELVAFVARPGSALVGTEVTALLGADAPGLLISETLVLEGVDVVVDFTLPESTLHTAKLCATAGIPVVIGTTGFSGEELSSLERSLSSLAFCRAANFSTGVNLAYRLLTIAAEVMGGDADIEIHEAHHKHKIDAPSGTALAMGQVIADAMGTSLDEVARHDRSSQRAAREPGSIGFSVTRAGDIVGEHTVMFGTEGERLEVTHKASSRHAFAAGALRAAHFLRDKPAGSYSMADVLGLS
- the trxA gene encoding thioredoxin; this translates as MNVIDIDQENAQQYLIDESFNRPVVVDFWADWCAPCKQLMPLLEKLADEYAGAFLLAKINADEQQGISQQLGVRSLPTVMVFKDGQPVDGFAGAQPETAVRELLQKHLPSPWDAKIAEATELLDQGNTADAVGLLRAAWEESNKLLDVTLAYAGALIEANRLDEAEQVLDEVRLVDREAVHEQLMAQIELKREAGKSPEIEALERELGLDESNHGIRVKLAVQLSAASHFRDALEHLLVVLRSDRDWNNGEAKRMYLDTIATIGKGDPLAAEYQRKLFSILY
- a CDS encoding acyl-CoA dehydrogenase family protein codes for the protein MDIALAAEDLAFRDEVRNFLDTEFDAEMQAHLKSRGSKGMIEWQKKLYAKGWVAPNWPVEHGGTGWSATQKYIWESERSLRGIPDVVPFGLVMVANVIMAFGTDEQKSYFLPRILQSEDWWCQGYSEPGSGSDLASLKTKAERDGDDYIINGAKIWTTYAQHADWIFCLVRTDNSGKKQEGITFILVDMKSEGIKVNPIIGIDNEHNLNEVEFNNVRVPAKNVVGEVGKGWTVAKALLAHERTGIAGVADIKRNVRLLRDAAAAEVNGGQRLLDDPGFQQRLADIEVELMALEFTELRTLAAMAAGGFPGPESSLLKIKGTELQQATQELRMDIAAYYQGVLPTDMDPEVLGHEFGSDARRAFMYGRAATIYGGSNEVQKNIISKYVLGLE